A DNA window from Streptomyces sp. 71268 contains the following coding sequences:
- a CDS encoding DNA polymerase III subunit delta' — MAVWDDLVGQDRVAEQLAAAARDADALVTDASTADATPPGASAAEASGATRRPSGAKMTHAWLFTGPPGSGRSTAARAFAAALQCVSPDRALGGAPGCGFCDGCHTALIGTHADVEVVRTDMLSIGVKETRDLVRRAQLSPASGRWQVIVLEDADRLTEGAGNVLLKAIEEPAPRTVWLLCAPSLEDVLPTIRSRCRHLILRTPPVEAVADVLVRRDGIDPERAAVAARATQGHIGRARRLATDERARAHRAAVLSVPLRVDDVGGCLKAAQELVDAATEEAKQLAEEVDTKETEELRAALGAAAGTGGRLPRGTAGVMKDLQDRQKRRSTRTQRDSLDLALTDLTAFYRDVLALQFGSQVAIANAEQRDALERIAANSKPERTLRRIEAIRACREALDRNVAPLLAVEAMTLSLRAG; from the coding sequence ATGGCGGTGTGGGACGACCTGGTGGGACAGGACCGGGTCGCTGAGCAGCTCGCCGCTGCCGCGCGGGACGCGGACGCGCTGGTCACGGACGCCTCGACCGCGGACGCGACGCCTCCGGGCGCCTCGGCCGCCGAGGCGAGCGGTGCGACGCGGCGCCCGTCGGGCGCGAAGATGACGCACGCCTGGCTGTTCACGGGCCCGCCCGGCTCCGGCCGCTCGACGGCTGCCCGCGCCTTCGCGGCGGCCCTGCAATGCGTCAGCCCCGACCGCGCCCTGGGCGGAGCGCCGGGCTGCGGCTTCTGCGACGGCTGCCACACCGCCCTCATCGGTACGCACGCGGATGTCGAGGTGGTCCGTACGGACATGCTGAGCATCGGCGTCAAGGAGACCCGCGACCTGGTGCGCCGGGCCCAGCTCTCCCCGGCCAGCGGGCGCTGGCAGGTCATCGTCCTGGAGGACGCCGACCGGCTCACCGAGGGCGCGGGCAACGTGCTGCTCAAGGCGATCGAGGAGCCCGCACCACGCACCGTGTGGCTGCTGTGCGCCCCCTCCCTGGAAGACGTGCTGCCGACGATCCGTTCCCGGTGCCGCCACCTCATCCTGCGCACCCCGCCGGTGGAGGCCGTCGCCGACGTGCTCGTACGGCGGGACGGCATCGACCCGGAGCGGGCCGCGGTCGCCGCGCGGGCCACCCAGGGGCACATCGGCCGGGCCCGCCGGCTGGCCACGGACGAGCGCGCCCGGGCCCACCGCGCCGCCGTGCTGTCGGTGCCGCTGCGGGTGGACGACGTAGGCGGCTGCCTCAAGGCCGCGCAGGAGCTGGTGGACGCAGCGACCGAGGAGGCCAAGCAGCTCGCCGAGGAGGTCGACACGAAGGAGACGGAGGAACTGCGCGCCGCGCTCGGGGCCGCGGCGGGCACCGGCGGCCGGCTGCCGCGCGGCACGGCCGGCGTGATGAAGGACCTGCAGGACCGGCAGAAGCGCCGCTCGACGCGCACCCAGCGCGACAGCCTCGACCTCGCCCTCACCGACCTCACGGCGTTCTACCGCGACGTGCTCGCCCTGCAGTTCGGCTCGCAGGTGGCCATAGCCAACGCCGAGCAGCGCGACGCTCTGGAGCGCATCGCGGCGAACTCCAAACCCGAGCGGACGCTGCGCCGGATAGAGGCGATCCGCGCCTGCCGCGAGGCGCTCGACCGGAACGTGGCCCCGCTCCTCGCGGTCGAGGCCATGACCCTGTCCCTGCGTGCGGGCTGA